From a region of the Triticum aestivum cultivar Chinese Spring chromosome 7D, IWGSC CS RefSeq v2.1, whole genome shotgun sequence genome:
- the LOC123164753 gene encoding probable indole-3-pyruvate monooxygenase YUCCA10, giving the protein MENVVVLIVGAGPAGLATVACLSQFSIPYVIVERESCSASLWRNRAYDRLKLHLAKELCELPHVSYPLDAPTYIPKTLFVKYLDDYVERFNIQPKYLTSVESSTFDNDKKCWSIVAHDMAKSTIARFTAKFLVVASGENSVENIPMIPGLQSFPGEVIHSSSYKSGKSYSGMNVLVVGSGNSGMEIAYDLAAHGANTSIVVRNPIHVMTKELIRLGMTLAHRLPLNLVDNLLVMAANLIFGDLSRYGIKRPKMGPMILKSETGRSAVIDVGTVGLIKKGIIKVQGSITKIMGDIVEFQCSKKISFDAIVFATGYKSTANIWLKNGENMLNGNGLPIKEYPNHWKGENGLYCAGLGRRGLAGIAADAKNIANDITSMMDAMSG; this is encoded by the exons ATGGAGAATGTTGTAGTGTTGATTGTTGGCGCTGGGCCAGCAGGCCTTGCAACTGTAGCATGCCTTAGCCAATTCTCAATTCCCTATGTCATTGTCGAGCGTGAAAGTTGCAGCGCGTCGCTTTGGCGCAACCGCGCCTACGATCGCCTCAAGCTCCATCTTGCAAAGGAGTTATGTGAGTTGCCACACGTGTCATACCCACTAGATGCGCCAACATACATACCAAAAACCTTGTTTGTGAAGTACTTGGATGACTATGTTGAGCGTTTCAATATTCAACCCAAGTATCTCACTAGTGTGGAGTCATCCACATTTGACAATGACAAAAAATGTTGGTCCATCGTGGCACATGACATGGCAAAGAGCACAATAGCCAGGTTCACAGCAAAGTTTCTTGTCGTGGCAAGTGGTGAGAATAGTGTAGAGAATATTCCAATGATCCCCGGACTGCAAAGTTTTCCGGGTGAAGTCATACACTCCTCAAGCTACAAGTCAGGCAAGAGCTACTCTGGCATGAATGTATTGGTCGTTGGATCTGGCAACTCTGGAATGGAAATTGCTTATGACCTTGCGGCCCATGGTGCCAATACTTCAATCGTTGTACGAAACCCG ATTCATGTAATGACAAAGGAACTAATCCGGTTGGGGATGACACTTGCTCACCGCCTTCCACTGAATCTAGTGGATAACCTCCTTGTGATGGCGGCAAATTTAATATTTGGAGACCTATCGAGGTATGGCATCAAAAGGCCAAAAATGGGTCCAATGATCCTCAAGTCAGAAACCGGCCGATCCGCTGTTATTGATGTTGGCACTGTTGGGTTAATCAAAAAAGGTATCATCAAA GTGCAGGGGAGCATTACTAAGATCATGGGCGATATAGTTGAATTTCAGTGCAGTAAAAAAATATCATTTGATGCGATTGTGTTTGCAACTGGATACAAAAGCACAGCAAATATATGGCTCAAG AATGGTGAGAACATGTTAAATGGCAATGGACTACCCATCAAAGAATATCCGAATCATTGGAAAGGTGAAAATGGGCTCTACTGTGCTGGGTTAGGAAGGAGAGGATTGGCTGGTATTGCAGCAGATGCCAAGAATATCGCCAATGACATCACATCAATGATGGACGCTATGTCCGGCTAA